One segment of Phycisphaerae bacterium DNA contains the following:
- a CDS encoding glycosyltransferase: protein MKGLRNLLLVAYHFPPHGGSGVQRALKLARYLPPAGWRAHIITAGHDHYPVLDRTLCAEYADANVERVPGWEPGALAKHMAAPLPPLFKRSCCGLEDRLYWRLDRWMRRLPLAELEQLWVSAAARRARHMIREHAIEAVITTSPPCATHLVGRNLQRRMGIPWIADLRDPIVDNFSYRPKTSGEDRFFERLEATIAQEADRVVVTCPELAECLRERYRNVPAERFTTITNGYDPADAPAAVQRANSGRFTLAHVGAFYREQTVGPILDAVRQLRATRPEIRDALRLRLVGTLSASERARLLPEDHTFLDHAGYVDHRTAIEEMASADILLLTTPASDGGRLCIPAKTFEYLAFGKHMIASLHYSSWISRTIQQAGNCTVMLCAGAAEWANAIESCFVTWNAGRLQQPRDRAVVDAFRRDRIAARYARVIEEAIAEVRLSRAEVLCANEAVA, encoded by the coding sequence ATGAAAGGACTCCGCAACCTGCTTCTGGTCGCATACCACTTCCCGCCGCACGGCGGCAGCGGAGTCCAACGCGCGCTCAAACTCGCTCGTTACTTGCCGCCGGCCGGTTGGAGGGCGCACATCATAACGGCAGGCCACGACCATTATCCCGTCCTCGATCGCACGCTGTGCGCGGAATACGCCGACGCAAATGTAGAACGAGTTCCCGGCTGGGAGCCCGGCGCCCTGGCGAAGCACATGGCGGCGCCGTTGCCTCCCTTATTCAAACGGAGTTGTTGCGGACTCGAAGACCGCCTCTATTGGCGACTCGATCGGTGGATGCGGAGATTACCCCTTGCGGAGCTGGAACAACTTTGGGTATCGGCGGCAGCGCGCCGTGCACGACACATGATCCGCGAACACGCCATCGAAGCGGTCATCACAACGTCGCCGCCCTGTGCCACGCACCTCGTGGGGCGAAATCTCCAGCGGCGAATGGGCATCCCCTGGATCGCCGACCTGCGCGATCCGATCGTCGACAACTTTTCGTACCGCCCGAAGACCAGCGGTGAGGATCGTTTCTTCGAACGACTGGAAGCAACAATTGCACAAGAGGCTGATCGGGTTGTGGTCACGTGCCCCGAGTTGGCGGAGTGCCTGCGCGAGCGATACCGCAACGTTCCCGCCGAGCGATTTACGACCATCACCAACGGATACGACCCGGCGGACGCACCAGCGGCCGTGCAAAGGGCGAACTCCGGCCGATTTACGCTGGCACACGTCGGGGCCTTCTATCGCGAGCAGACGGTCGGACCGATTCTCGATGCCGTTCGTCAACTCCGCGCCACCCGCCCGGAGATCCGCGATGCGCTGCGATTGCGACTGGTCGGGACGCTGTCCGCTTCGGAACGTGCGCGACTGCTCCCGGAAGATCATACTTTTCTTGACCACGCCGGGTATGTCGATCATCGCACCGCAATCGAAGAAATGGCGTCGGCAGATATCTTGCTGCTGACGACGCCCGCTTCGGATGGCGGGAGACTTTGCATTCCCGCCAAGACCTTTGAATACCTTGCATTCGGGAAACACATGATCGCGTCACTCCATTATTCGTCCTGGATTTCCCGGACGATTCAACAGGCCGGCAACTGCACCGTTATGCTTTGCGCGGGCGCGGCGGAGTGGGCCAACGCCATCGAATCCTGTTTTGTCACCTGGAATGCCGGGCGACTTCAGCAGCCACGCGACAGGGCGGTTGTGGATGCGTTCCGGCGCGATCGAATCGCGGCGAGATATGCCCGCGTCATTGAAGAAGCCATTGCGGAAGTTCGCTTAAGCCGCGCCGAGGTACTATGCGCGAATGAGGCCGTCGCATGA
- a CDS encoding glycosyltransferase family 4 protein, translated as MKLAWHMPTLRRTCCGLSQRALRLANGLRQFGHDVEFYVEAGKSDIAGDVLDGFCVRRISTQRNRLLHWSLQALGRRRAAAALAAQITSDHEVMLTCQPEFASEYVRHRRDTPLIFVCGGTTLLHDEADRARSAVVSWPRRGFFALDRHLKRRNERNAFRLADAVVFDSDATRAHVTRDYRLDIARFQTIHGGVDSDEFQPPSTQQRHNARHRLGIGPSEDVLAWTGRLSPEKNIDFLLNALAYCRRRPHRVLIVGDGPARDALMKLNHRLGLNSVVSFVGIQSDVRPFLHAADVFVFPSRGESFGGALVEAMACGLPCIALRPNGDAIRNASLEIIEPETSGLLVDRAEPAALAAAIELLLVNRELRNALGAAARRRATSLFTWAAAAAQFNALVNEIAARGRPNRRLDAASLTALQPAHA; from the coding sequence ATGAAATTAGCCTGGCACATGCCAACCCTTCGCCGCACATGCTGCGGCCTTTCCCAGCGCGCCCTGCGCCTGGCGAACGGTCTTCGGCAATTCGGCCATGACGTCGAGTTCTACGTTGAGGCCGGCAAATCGGACATTGCGGGCGATGTGTTGGACGGTTTTTGCGTACGTCGGATTTCAACTCAACGGAATCGGCTGCTGCATTGGTCGCTACAAGCCCTTGGGCGGCGTCGTGCAGCCGCGGCACTCGCGGCACAAATCACTTCGGACCACGAGGTCATGCTGACCTGTCAGCCCGAGTTTGCCTCCGAATATGTACGGCATCGCCGCGACACGCCCCTGATTTTTGTGTGCGGCGGGACGACGCTGCTGCATGATGAGGCGGACCGCGCGCGATCGGCCGTAGTTTCGTGGCCCCGGCGAGGGTTCTTCGCGTTGGATCGACATCTCAAGCGCCGCAACGAGCGCAACGCGTTCAGGCTCGCCGATGCCGTCGTTTTCGACAGCGATGCGACGCGCGCTCATGTGACGCGCGACTATCGCCTGGACATCGCCCGTTTTCAGACGATACATGGCGGCGTCGACTCGGATGAATTTCAGCCGCCTTCAACACAGCAGCGGCATAATGCCCGGCATCGGCTGGGAATCGGTCCATCCGAAGATGTACTGGCATGGACCGGCCGATTGTCGCCGGAAAAAAACATTGACTTTCTGCTTAATGCCCTCGCCTACTGCCGTCGACGACCCCACCGAGTCCTCATCGTCGGCGACGGTCCCGCTCGTGATGCGTTGATGAAGCTCAACCATCGCCTGGGGCTCAATAGTGTGGTCAGTTTTGTGGGCATTCAGAGTGACGTCCGACCATTCCTTCATGCCGCCGACGTTTTTGTTTTTCCGTCGCGCGGAGAGTCGTTCGGCGGGGCGCTGGTCGAAGCGATGGCCTGCGGGCTGCCGTGCATTGCCCTGCGTCCCAACGGCGACGCCATTCGCAACGCCAGTCTCGAGATCATCGAACCTGAGACGTCCGGATTGCTGGTCGATCGCGCCGAGCCCGCCGCCCTCGCCGCGGCAATTGAGCTTCTGCTGGTAAACCGCGAACTGCGCAACGCGCTCGGCGCAGCCGCGCGCCGCCGTGCGACTTCTTTGTTCACCTGGGCGGCGGCGGCCGCACAATTTAACGCCTTAGTGAATGAAATCGCCGCCCGCGGCCGGCCGAACCGTCGTCTCGATGCCGCCTCTTTGACCGCGCTTCAGCCTGCCCACGCTTGA
- a CDS encoding O-antigen ligase family protein gives MRFAVYVTLLFAILPIIFYRPFFGLCAYYVVSFLQPKLFCWRPDFQDAMLVGVPLVIGAVVIGVRRAVPVPRIVASTGEIRGIVDKIVRSPVLVPAWPLVVCALLFIYIALTRLFTAFPLAPTTDQFRALGKILIITALLTGLACDFRRFRILYIVIALSVAFWAIKGGFKVIVLGPHQVYGKTYDNNYFALTSVMTLPMVFYFALSVRHARWRTLLLVFAALMCLAIIGSRSRAGFVAFSIVLTAMAWSSRYRLRALCAVLVVSTVTLLAAATEVRERIQSIVSYESDRSARSRFQTWAVARELVAQSPLIGVGFNNFELAKDQYEGGRKAAHNIYLQNLAELGFLGHPLWLLLVFGSMLSMYRFMRRSRRLPSEMRWAYHWSRGLLLGMVAFCVHGMFHNEEYLELMFAMIGLHIALQVTARHELARWQWGDRKRTPATTPNPARSAGAGTTPTLHPAYLFGKLARTRRVARTTS, from the coding sequence ATGCGCTTTGCCGTCTATGTCACCTTGCTGTTTGCGATCCTGCCGATCATCTTCTACCGGCCGTTCTTCGGTCTTTGCGCCTATTACGTTGTGTCGTTTCTCCAGCCCAAGCTTTTCTGCTGGCGGCCGGATTTTCAGGACGCCATGCTCGTCGGCGTGCCCCTCGTCATTGGGGCGGTCGTGATCGGCGTGCGCCGCGCCGTTCCGGTTCCGCGTATCGTTGCCTCCACCGGCGAAATACGCGGCATCGTCGACAAAATCGTGCGCAGCCCGGTCCTCGTTCCTGCCTGGCCGCTGGTGGTCTGCGCGCTGCTGTTTATCTACATCGCATTAACGCGATTGTTCACGGCCTTCCCGCTTGCTCCAACGACCGATCAGTTCCGCGCCCTCGGCAAGATTCTGATTATTACCGCCCTGCTGACCGGTCTGGCGTGCGACTTCCGCCGCTTCCGTATCCTCTACATCGTCATCGCGCTGTCCGTGGCCTTTTGGGCGATCAAGGGAGGCTTCAAGGTGATCGTCCTCGGACCCCATCAGGTCTACGGCAAGACGTATGACAACAACTATTTCGCCCTGACGTCCGTCATGACTCTGCCGATGGTGTTCTACTTCGCCCTCTCCGTCCGGCATGCGCGATGGCGAACGCTGCTGTTGGTCTTCGCCGCGCTCATGTGTCTGGCCATCATAGGATCGCGTTCGCGGGCCGGCTTCGTCGCGTTTTCGATCGTGCTCACGGCCATGGCCTGGAGCAGCCGGTATCGCCTGCGCGCGCTCTGCGCCGTGCTCGTGGTGTCGACCGTCACGCTGCTGGCGGCCGCCACCGAAGTGCGTGAACGCATTCAATCCATCGTCTCCTACGAATCCGATCGCTCCGCCCGCTCGCGGTTCCAGACGTGGGCGGTCGCCCGGGAACTGGTCGCCCAAAGTCCCCTCATCGGCGTCGGCTTCAATAATTTCGAACTGGCCAAAGACCAGTATGAGGGCGGTCGCAAGGCCGCGCACAACATCTACCTGCAAAATCTGGCCGAATTGGGATTTTTGGGGCACCCGCTTTGGCTTCTCCTGGTTTTCGGCTCCATGCTGAGCATGTACCGATTCATGCGTCGATCGCGCCGACTTCCGTCGGAGATGCGGTGGGCCTATCACTGGTCACGCGGCCTGCTGTTGGGCATGGTCGCGTTCTGCGTTCATGGGATGTTCCATAACGAAGAGTATCTGGAATTGATGTTCGCGATGATCGGCCTGCATATCGCACTTCAGGTGACGGCGCGGCACGAGCTTGCCCGATGGCAGTGGGGAGACCGGAAGCGGACGCCAGCGACTACCCCGAACCCGGCCCGATCGGCCGGCGCGGGGACGACGCCCACCTTGCACCCCGCCTATCTTTTCGGAAAATTAGCCCGTACCCGCCGCGTGGCCCGCACCACCTCTTAG
- a CDS encoding M48 family metallopeptidase, with amino-acid sequence MTLSIAIGQIAVVALAALYVRKQSLRRLDGSPQGFDRATQAFSTGQFVLLVLIAALLTGTMTLTPWASLVRREWGLDRLPLVGDLTLLVPFFASLAVIWAIQFPVEARLRGVFFPSEREPAPPIDEARKTDAATALSAASNGRPPPDASVFTFLWDKFRHQVLIVAAPMALIVAAKHFTDLWRRDLMNATTLPWAADAVLGIISFLVLLISPVILCYIWATEPLPPGPLRERFERICKRIGLRYRDVLLWHTHGMTVNAAVMGFIPPLRYILVSDALLETMDDEEIEAVFGHEAGHVHHWHLPFFGLFALASMYVTGGVLELLVRGRVITDSGLLQLIGLVVLLGLWLFGFGWLSRRFERQADLFGVRSVTPDIQNCLSWCPIHGERQASGVCVSAANLFGRTLSKIAGLNGIPKAAPSWRHGSIESRCRLIERFAQDAAAVNRFDRQLWLLKMGLLGAGIVGTIAAGMVYYGEIARAWRRVFLMG; translated from the coding sequence ATGACTCTTTCCATCGCTATTGGTCAGATCGCTGTTGTCGCCTTGGCGGCCTTGTATGTTCGGAAGCAGTCGCTGCGCCGTTTGGATGGCTCGCCTCAGGGTTTCGATCGGGCGACTCAGGCATTCTCCACGGGCCAGTTTGTCCTCCTCGTGCTGATCGCGGCGCTGCTCACCGGGACGATGACCCTGACGCCTTGGGCCTCCCTGGTACGACGAGAATGGGGCCTGGACCGGTTACCTCTCGTCGGCGATTTGACTTTACTGGTCCCCTTCTTCGCCTCTCTCGCGGTAATCTGGGCGATCCAATTTCCCGTGGAAGCTCGGCTTCGCGGCGTATTCTTTCCTTCGGAGCGCGAACCCGCCCCGCCGATTGACGAGGCACGCAAAACGGATGCCGCGACGGCGCTTTCCGCGGCTTCCAATGGAAGGCCTCCGCCGGACGCTTCGGTGTTCACTTTTCTGTGGGATAAGTTTCGGCACCAGGTGTTGATTGTGGCCGCGCCCATGGCCCTGATCGTCGCCGCCAAGCATTTCACCGATCTGTGGCGAAGGGACCTGATGAACGCGACGACGCTCCCCTGGGCGGCGGATGCCGTCCTCGGGATTATTTCGTTTCTCGTGCTGCTCATCTCGCCGGTAATATTGTGTTACATCTGGGCAACGGAGCCGTTGCCTCCGGGTCCGCTGCGTGAGCGCTTCGAGCGGATCTGCAAGCGGATCGGCCTGCGTTATCGCGATGTCCTGCTCTGGCACACGCACGGTATGACCGTCAACGCGGCGGTGATGGGGTTCATACCGCCGCTACGGTACATTCTCGTCTCGGACGCGCTCCTGGAGACCATGGATGACGAGGAGATAGAGGCGGTGTTCGGCCATGAGGCGGGGCATGTTCACCACTGGCACCTGCCGTTCTTCGGATTATTCGCGTTGGCATCGATGTATGTGACCGGAGGTGTCCTGGAATTGCTCGTGCGGGGCAGAGTCATCACGGACTCGGGCCTGCTGCAACTCATCGGTCTCGTCGTGCTACTCGGGCTGTGGCTCTTTGGCTTCGGCTGGCTCTCGCGACGCTTTGAGCGGCAGGCGGACTTGTTCGGTGTTCGCAGCGTGACACCCGACATTCAGAATTGTCTCAGTTGGTGCCCGATCCACGGCGAGCGGCAGGCCTCCGGCGTATGCGTCTCGGCGGCAAACCTCTTCGGTCGTACGCTGTCGAAGATCGCCGGTCTAAATGGAATTCCAAAAGCCGCCCCGAGCTGGCGTCACGGCAGCATCGAGTCGCGTTGCCGCCTCATCGAGCGTTTTGCGCAGGACGCGGCCGCCGTGAACCGTTTCGATCGCCAGCTTTGGCTTCTGAAGATGGGGCTCCTTGGAGCGGGCATTGTCGGCACCATCGCGGCGGGAATGGTCTATTATGGCGAGATCGCGCGGGCGTGGCGGCGCGTGTTCCTCATGGGCTAA
- a CDS encoding complex I NDUFA9 subunit family protein, with protein MSEAESKSAESQPTTPEPEFLARVMVTGATGFVGRAVVRELIARGHRPVCLVRDRERFLRHAASYGRDRFEAVGGDLFDEAAMKKAAEGAQAAIHLVGIITQQRLKRQTFHRIHVEGTRRVLEACKAAGIKRYCHMSALGSRANAVSEYHQTKWLAEGYVRDSGLDWTIFRPSIIHGPDGEFMRMMKTFVTKATVPVLSVIPAPFPVIPYFGDGLRKLQPVSVKDVAHCFVAALSKPETIGKIYELGGPEAMTWRQFYLVCKETIPGAKAWKPIVGGPASVAKLMAMTVMKLPLLPRDLRFDVGQVQMSQENSVCDTAPVENTFGITMRDFREELSEYAAMIE; from the coding sequence ATGAGCGAAGCAGAGTCGAAGTCCGCGGAATCACAGCCGACAACTCCCGAACCCGAGTTTCTTGCCCGCGTCATGGTGACCGGAGCGACGGGTTTTGTCGGGAGGGCGGTGGTTCGCGAACTCATTGCGCGGGGGCATAGGCCAGTCTGTCTGGTGCGGGATCGCGAGCGGTTTCTGCGACATGCCGCGTCGTACGGAAGGGATCGATTCGAGGCTGTTGGCGGCGACCTGTTTGACGAAGCCGCGATGAAGAAGGCCGCGGAGGGGGCGCAGGCGGCGATCCATCTCGTGGGGATCATCACCCAGCAGCGCCTCAAGCGGCAGACTTTTCACCGGATCCACGTCGAGGGCACGCGGCGGGTTCTGGAGGCCTGCAAGGCCGCGGGAATCAAACGCTATTGCCACATGTCGGCGTTGGGGAGTCGGGCCAACGCCGTCAGCGAGTATCACCAGACCAAGTGGCTCGCTGAGGGCTATGTTCGGGACAGCGGGCTGGATTGGACGATCTTTCGGCCGAGCATCATCCACGGGCCCGACGGCGAGTTCATGCGGATGATGAAGACGTTTGTGACCAAGGCGACCGTGCCGGTGCTGAGCGTGATCCCCGCCCCGTTTCCGGTCATCCCTTACTTCGGAGACGGGCTGCGGAAATTGCAGCCGGTCTCAGTCAAGGACGTAGCGCACTGTTTCGTCGCAGCGCTCTCGAAGCCGGAGACGATCGGCAAGATCTACGAACTCGGCGGGCCGGAGGCGATGACGTGGCGGCAGTTCTACCTTGTCTGCAAGGAGACGATCCCCGGCGCGAAGGCGTGGAAGCCGATCGTGGGTGGCCCCGCGTCGGTGGCCAAACTGATGGCGATGACGGTGATGAAATTGCCGTTGCTCCCGCGAGACCTGCGGTTTGATGTGGGTCAGGTGCAGATGTCGCAGGAGAATTCGGTCTGCGACACCGCCCCAGTTGAAAACACATTCGGTATCACGATGCGGGACTTTCGCGAGGAACTGAGCGAATATGCGGCGATGATCGAGTAG
- a CDS encoding PHP domain-containing protein, whose translation MDQRIKPAFSHHDFLARAGAAVILVAMGWWLPCHSRADGPYEGGVWLAGDHHIHTKYSPDGQYEIEAQVAKVRQYGLSWCVITDHGGPMHDKVALTYAYPELVAARKKHPSMHVFQGLEWNIPAAEHGSVILPPTPDEAMRIAEFEARFDQKNKSRENTPADTEADAVRALQYLQSMTPRPLFFVNHPARTGRVSPTEFRNWSDAGPNVVRGFEGAPGHQAATLVGHTRGEYSKKIKPDAWQGYPKESFKTWGGYDWYVATVGGLWDSLLGEGRAWYITANSDSHRHWTDATIVDTSTYETHGHVTATDRKADHHDGDRDDNIDFFPGEYTKTWVYAASGSREAVLDALRHGNMFTVHGDLIDRLEFSAHAADAAAPMGGTLVLDKNDRDVEVRIRLRPATGQNFGGGRPILDHIDLIVGDILGPANDRETIVNPTTRVVARVPAKDLVKRGDWLVFHHRFDNVKNSFYVRIRGTNRDVQAPEMDGPKVNPWDDLWFYSNPIMVRAKLQ comes from the coding sequence ATGGACCAACGCATCAAGCCCGCGTTCTCGCACCACGACTTTTTGGCCCGCGCCGGCGCGGCTGTCATCCTCGTCGCAATGGGCTGGTGGCTGCCGTGCCATAGCAGGGCAGACGGCCCCTACGAGGGCGGCGTCTGGCTGGCGGGCGATCATCATATCCACACCAAGTACAGCCCGGACGGTCAGTACGAGATCGAGGCGCAGGTGGCCAAGGTCCGGCAATACGGCCTGTCGTGGTGCGTGATCACCGACCACGGCGGGCCGATGCACGACAAGGTCGCGCTTACGTACGCCTACCCCGAACTGGTCGCGGCTCGGAAGAAGCACCCGTCGATGCATGTCTTCCAGGGGCTGGAGTGGAACATCCCCGCCGCCGAGCACGGCAGTGTCATCCTGCCACCGACGCCTGACGAGGCCATGCGGATCGCAGAGTTCGAGGCGCGGTTCGACCAGAAAAACAAGTCGCGCGAAAACACCCCGGCGGATACCGAGGCTGATGCGGTCCGCGCGCTGCAGTACCTTCAGTCGATGACGCCCCGTCCGCTCTTTTTCGTGAACCACCCCGCGCGGACCGGTCGCGTCAGCCCCACCGAATTCCGCAATTGGTCGGATGCCGGGCCGAACGTCGTGCGCGGGTTCGAGGGCGCCCCCGGTCACCAGGCCGCGACGCTTGTCGGTCACACGCGCGGCGAATACAGCAAGAAGATCAAGCCGGACGCGTGGCAGGGCTACCCGAAGGAGTCGTTCAAGACGTGGGGCGGGTATGACTGGTACGTCGCGACCGTCGGCGGTCTGTGGGACAGCCTGCTCGGCGAGGGCCGGGCGTGGTACATCACGGCGAACTCCGACAGCCATCGGCACTGGACCGACGCGACGATCGTAGACACGTCCACCTACGAGACGCACGGCCATGTGACGGCGACGGATCGGAAAGCAGACCATCACGACGGCGATCGCGATGACAATATTGATTTTTTCCCCGGCGAATATACGAAAACGTGGGTGTACGCGGCGTCTGGGTCACGGGAGGCCGTGCTCGACGCGTTGCGGCACGGGAACATGTTCACGGTTCACGGCGATTTGATCGATCGACTCGAGTTTTCGGCGCACGCGGCGGATGCGGCCGCCCCGATGGGCGGGACGCTGGTGCTGGATAAGAACGACCGTGACGTGGAGGTCCGGATTCGCCTGCGACCGGCGACGGGGCAGAATTTCGGTGGTGGTCGGCCGATACTGGATCATATCGACCTGATCGTGGGCGACATCCTCGGCCCGGCGAATGACCGGGAGACGATCGTCAACCCGACGACGCGCGTCGTGGCGCGCGTCCCTGCCAAGGATTTGGTCAAGAGAGGCGACTGGCTCGTGTTTCACCATCGCTTCGACAACGTGAAGAACAGTTTCTACGTTCGCATCCGCGGCACCAACCGCGACGTACAGGCCCCGGAGATGGACGGGCCGAAGGTCAATCCGTGGGATGATCTTTGGTTTTACAGTAATCCGATCATGGTTCGTGCGAAGTTGCAATAA
- the nbaC gene encoding 3-hydroxyanthranilate 3,4-dioxygenase, with translation MSVQSPSKPTLGCQPPINLKNWIEENREGFRPPVANQYLYDGRDFFVMVIVGPNARNDFHLVDSEEYFYQLKGDIVVRTREGDKIVDHRVREGETFFIPANVPHCPMRPPNTIGVVVERRRPPGEKEHIIFYCPHCSALVEDILFDCRDIVDHFRDTMEAFWKDDARRVCKKCGKRVEKPGPMEKI, from the coding sequence ATGTCCGTGCAATCGCCATCCAAGCCGACCTTAGGCTGCCAGCCCCCGATCAACCTCAAAAACTGGATCGAGGAAAACCGCGAGGGCTTTAGGCCGCCGGTCGCGAATCAATACCTCTACGACGGGCGCGACTTCTTCGTCATGGTCATCGTCGGCCCCAACGCCCGTAACGACTTCCACCTCGTCGATTCCGAGGAGTATTTCTACCAACTCAAGGGCGACATCGTCGTCCGCACGCGCGAGGGCGACAAGATCGTCGACCATCGCGTCCGCGAGGGCGAGACCTTTTTCATCCCCGCCAACGTGCCGCACTGCCCGATGCGCCCGCCGAACACGATCGGCGTCGTCGTCGAGCGCCGCCGCCCGCCGGGCGAGAAGGAACACATCATCTTCTACTGTCCGCACTGCAGCGCGCTGGTCGAGGACATCCTCTTCGACTGCCGCGACATCGTCGACCACTTCCGCGACACGATGGAGGCGTTCTGGAAGGACGACGCGCGGCGGGTGTGCAAGAAATGCGGCAAGCGCGTGGAGAAGCCGGGGCCGATGGAGAAAATTTGA
- a CDS encoding PQQ-dependent sugar dehydrogenase, translated as MRIARDYCGQTRSNERGKDRRRGFGNTIGLTSLVCLLAFVRAAQGQTVPSGYQVQPVACGLSRPTTMSFLSANEFLVLEQYSGNVKRVQLPGPLVTTVLTLPVVQESETGLLGITLHPQFQQNSFVYLYYTNPTPRENRIVRYTWDGTMLTSPTTIATLPSLGSLHNGGILLFGFDGKLYVVIGQQGSSLTTNSAASPLVTTAVILRLNDDGTTPIDNPFSLPGWERFFAYGIRNCFGMAFDSLSGFLWITQPGTVLNDEINLIPSGANSGWDRIQGNVANDPEGTSDLYVVPGSQYVDPKYVTGGTPTSIRFLHSCRWPASLRDDCYVGKYSGGYILQGIISSDRTVLFVLVVWGQNFGITTDIQIGPDGYMYVVSLDQGCVYRIRPINPMGDLNLDGTVTMDDIPLFTHALLGEPLTRQLLAVADFDGDGSVTGMDIPCFVTSLQMPN; from the coding sequence ATGCGGATTGCACGTGACTATTGTGGCCAAACTCGTTCTAACGAGAGGGGTAAGGACCGCAGACGCGGCTTTGGTAACACGATTGGCTTGACGAGTCTCGTCTGCCTGCTGGCATTCGTACGCGCCGCACAAGGCCAGACTGTGCCAAGCGGGTACCAAGTGCAGCCCGTGGCGTGTGGGTTAAGTAGGCCTACAACGATGAGTTTCCTTTCCGCGAATGAATTCTTGGTCCTCGAACAGTATTCGGGCAATGTCAAGCGCGTTCAATTGCCCGGACCGCTCGTTACTACAGTGTTAACACTTCCAGTCGTTCAAGAATCTGAAACGGGATTACTCGGAATCACGCTGCATCCACAATTCCAGCAGAATAGCTTTGTCTATCTGTACTACACGAACCCTACTCCGCGCGAGAATCGGATTGTTCGCTACACGTGGGATGGGACTATGCTTACCTCGCCCACGACCATTGCCACGCTTCCATCGTTAGGGTCGCTCCATAACGGCGGCATCCTTCTCTTCGGTTTTGACGGAAAACTGTACGTGGTGATAGGACAACAAGGTTCGAGTCTTACGACAAACAGCGCAGCGTCTCCCCTCGTTACAACCGCCGTCATATTGCGGCTGAATGACGATGGGACTACCCCGATCGACAACCCGTTTTCATTGCCCGGATGGGAGCGATTCTTTGCTTACGGGATCAGGAATTGCTTTGGTATGGCGTTTGACTCGCTTAGCGGCTTCCTGTGGATCACGCAGCCAGGTACGGTCCTTAATGACGAAATAAACCTGATCCCATCGGGCGCCAACAGCGGATGGGATCGAATACAGGGGAATGTGGCTAATGATCCAGAAGGAACAAGCGACCTCTATGTAGTGCCCGGGTCCCAGTACGTCGACCCAAAATACGTGACCGGCGGAACTCCGACTTCCATTCGCTTTCTGCATAGTTGCCGCTGGCCGGCGTCTTTGCGAGACGATTGTTATGTTGGAAAGTACTCCGGTGGATACATCCTTCAAGGCATCATAAGCTCGGATCGGACCGTACTTTTCGTACTGGTCGTTTGGGGCCAAAATTTTGGAATAACGACAGATATTCAGATTGGTCCGGATGGTTACATGTACGTCGTATCACTGGACCAAGGCTGCGTGTACCGCATCCGCCCCATCAACCCCATGGGCGACCTCAACCTCGACGGCACCGTCACGATGGACGACATCCCGCTCTTTACTCACGCCCTCCTCGGAGAACCGCTCACCCGGCAGTTACTCGCCGTGGCCGACTTTGACGGCGACGGCAGCGTGACCGGAATGGACATCCCCTGCTTCGTCACTTCGCTCCAGATGCCGAATTAG